Part of the Bacillus sp. THAF10 genome is shown below.
ATTTTCGTTTAAATGGTTGACCATCGCGCGGATTGGCAGCGTGGAAAAATAGCCATCCGGGCCATCTTGGTTAATGGGTGTATCCTGTAGAACGACTCCATTATTATCTGGCGCGCCCCCAGCATCCTTACAGTTGATGGCGATTCGCTCTGGTGTGATGTGAGCACGTCCCGCAGCAAGTCCAAGGCAGACCACCGCATCCGGCTGCACCTCTTCCATATACGCAAGCAACAATTTCTCCGATTCCGTGAAATCTACAGGTAGCACACGGCTCTCCACCTTATACTCGCCAATCACCTGCTGATCTAGCTCCTTTACAATCTCCTCTGTCGGATTGATCGTAAAATTTAAAAATGGCTCAAAGCCTGTTAATAGTAGTTTTCTAGTCATGCTTGCGTCCTCCTTTAAGTTTGGGGCGGGGGGACGGTTCTGGCGGTTCATTCGTGCTTCGAATGAACCAGGAGAACCGTCCCCATGCCCTCATAGCAATACCGCTCCATATACAAGTGCGCCGCCGATGACATAGGCGGGGTGCACTTTCCATTTTTCAAGTAGTAGGTAGCTCGCGACGATCAAGATTACGGTTTGGATGGTGCCGCTCGCTTGGTAGGATTCGGCAAAAAAGCGATACGCCATGACGCCGAGTAGGAGAGCGATGGTTGGTCGCACGTAGTTGGACATCCGCTTCACTTTCGGGGAGTCACGGAATTTGTACAGCACACTCATCAGGGCAATCATCAGGATTAACGATGGCGCAACGGTTGCAAATACACCAACGGCTGCCCCAGGAATTCCAGCTTGTTCATAGCCAATATAGCCGGCCATTTTTGTGGCAATGGGACCAGGCAGGGCGTTTCCGAGCGCGAGTACCTCACTGAACTCTGAAACCGTCAGCCAGCCATAGTTATGTACCACTTCCTCTTCGACAAGGGGAATCGATGCTGGTCCTCCACCGTAGCCTAAAATCCCTGGGATGAAAAAGGCGAGGAAAATCTCCCAATAAATCATGCTTTGACCTCCCCTTTTTCGGTGTTATTTTTTTTCAATAGAGCAGTCGCTAAAAGAACTCCAATGACGATACCTGGATGCACGCCAAGCAGTTGAATGACGAGAAAGCTTGCCACTAGTAAGACAAGCGCCCACATCCACCCAAGTTCTTTTTTTGATTTTGTGAAAAAATCCCACGTTAACACGGCCAGCATCACACCGACTACCGGCAACACCGCTTTTGTCATGCCTTGCACCCACGCTTGATCTTTAAAGCTCGCGAGCGTGGTGAGTAAGACTATCATCAGCACAATCGTTGGCAGAGTGGATGCGAGGATGGCGTTCAGCATCCCCGCATAACCAGCCACTCGGTAGCCAATATAGCCGGCCATTTTCGTATTAATTGGTCCTGGTAGCGTGTTCGCGATGGCCAATATGTCCGAAAACTCCTCATCTGACAGCCACTTATACTTCCCTACCACTTCCTTATGTACAAGCGGAATGCTCGCAGGCCCTCCGCCATACCCAAGCATCCCCACCCTTAAAAATGCAAGAAAGATGTCACGTTGCTTCATGATGTTATGTTCCCTCCTTTGGGACGGGAGGACGATTCGAATGAACCGTCCTCTATCCTCCTCAATATGATGCAATGCTGCCGTCTGTGCGAGGTTCGGTGCCACCCGAGAGGACACCGGTTTCTGGGTTGCGCCAAATAATTTGGCCGCGTCCAAAGCTTCCGCCATCAAGGGTGACTTGGATGTCATGGCCTTTTCGAGCGAGTGCTTGAGCTAAGTGCTGCGGGAAGTGATGTTCGACGAGCACTTTTTTGCCTTCCATCCACTGCCATCTTGGGGCGTCAAGGGCAGCTTGAGGGTGCAAATGGAAGTCAACGGTGTTCATGACAACCTGCATATGACCCTGTGGCTGCATATAGCCGCCCATCACGCCGAAAGTACCGACCGCTTCTCCTCCCTTGGTGAGAAAGCCAGGAATAATGGTATGGTATGTTTTCTTTCCTGGTGCCAGAGCGTTCTCATGCTCTGGATCAAGTGAAAAATCATGCCCGCGATTTTGTAGCCCAATTCCAGTACCTGGCACGACCACCCCAGAACCGAAGCCCATGTAGTTGCTTTGGATAAAGGACACCATGTTCCCCTCTCCATCCGCAGTGGCGAGATAAACCGTTCCTCCCTTTGGCGGTGTACCTGGTTCAGGAGTCAACGCCATGTCCGTGATGCAATCTCTTCTCTCTTTTGCAAAAGAACTAGAAAGCAGCTCTTCGGATGTATGCGTCATCGTTGTTGCATCAGACACGTATTTCTTGGCGTCGGCAAATGCCAGTTTCATTGCTTCAATTTGCTTATGATAGGTTTCGAGATTGTCCCGCTCTGTGAACGTGTCGTCCTTGAGCATATTCAACGCCATCAGCGCGACAATTCCCTGTCCGTTCGGTGGAATCTCCCACACGTCATAGCCCTTGTAATTCACTTTTATTGGCTGCACCCACTCCGGCTGGTAGGCTGCAAGATCCTCATATGTAATAAAACCGTTGTGTTGCTTGGAAAAATCGGCAATCTTTTGAGCAAGTTCTCCTCTGTAAAAGGCCTCCCCATTTGTGTCGCCGATTTGTCGGAGTGTATCCGCGTGACCTTGGGATGCCCACATCTCGCCAACTTCTGGCGCGCGTCCCTTTGGTGCAAAGGTGTCAAACCAGTGCGTGAATTCTTCCGTTGTGCCATGCTTTTTATATGCATTGTACGCTGATTTCCAGTACTTCCCGAGTGTTGGTGAAACGGGATAGCCTTTTTCCGCGTATTCAATAGCTGGCTCTAGAACTTCGGAGAGTGGTAGTTTGCCAAACTTCTTGGAAAGCTCTGCCCACGCTGCTGGAGCGCCTGGAACGGTGACCGGAATGAGCCCAAGCTTAGGCATGGTGTCGTGGCCAAGCTCCTTTACCGCTTCGATGCTGATGGACTGCGGTGCTGGCCCACTAGCGTTAAGTCCGTGAAGCTCCCCCTTTGTCCAAACAAGCGCAAATGCGTCTCCGCCGATTCCGTTGGATGTTGGCTCCACGACTGTCAGGCAGGCTGCAGTTGCGATGGCCGCATCAATGGCATTTCCGCCTTTTTTAAGAATGTCGAGCCCAGCCTGTGCAGCAAGCGGCTGAGACGTCGCCACCATGCCATTTTTCGCGAAAACCGTGTTGCGCTGGGATGGATAAGGATTGTTCTGATAATCAAAAGTCTGTGTCATCTCGTGTGTGATCCCCCTATTATTTCGTTTTACGAATTAATTTCCATTATACTTAATTTTCTTTATTTTTTCAAAATTTTATGGGGGACAGGGGGACAGGTCCCTCGTCCCACTTCGTTGCTTCCGCGAAGAGATAATGGTGGGTTCTGCCGGTAACTTGACTCGCGTTAGGTCCCTGAGAGACAGGGGGACAGGTCCCTCGTCCCACTTCGATGCTTCCGCGAAGAGATAATAGTGGGTTCTGCCGACAACTTGACTCGCGTTAAAAAAGGTATTTGGCCATATCTCTGCCGAACTTTAATAGGGACATTCCACCTGTGTCCCAGTATCCCCTCTTTTCCAACACAAAAAAGCCGCCAGACGGTACCTGCGTCTTGGCGGTGGTTGAAACATTCTCTTGTTTTGTGCGCTGTTGTTGCTATTGCATCGGTATAGATAGTATACCCGGGAGTGCAGAGAAGTATTCCTGTTTTCCTTGGGCAGGATCAAAATTTTTGGTTGTGTTTTTTCAGCTCTATGTAGCTTTATAAGCAAATTACCGATAAATGCATAGAAAAAGTGACTCTGAGTGCGCCTTTTTAGTAGACTTGGGGTGAAAAATGAAAAAGGTAGAGGGATTTACCTGTTCTGGTATCCGTTTTTTGGAAAAAACACCTGATTTTCGAGGGGATTTGGACCAGCAGAGGAATGATTGCAACACTTTTTGAAGTTATTGTAACACTTTTCCAGGTTATTGTGACACTTTTTAGAGTTATTGTGACACTTTTCCAGATTATTGCGACACAACACAATTCAGAACCAAATTGAACGGGATCGACGGTTCTCCTGGCCAAACCCCTCCCTTCCATACCCAACCTACCACACCCCAAAAAAACCCAAATTTGCTTCTTTTAGTAAAACCACAAAAAAACAGCCCCCCAGCTCCGAAAAGCCATGGCAAGCTTCTTCTCTCATGCGCCGAACCACATTAGAATTCTTCTTTTTTATGGGTTCATTCACCTGCGAATGAACCCCGAAAACCATCCCTCCGCTCCCTGGGACAAGGGACCTGTCCCTCCGTACCGTCCCTCTGTACCACAAAAAACGCAGCCTCCTCATCAGAGGTTGCTGCGTTTTGGTCAATAGAGACGTTTATGTGGAACAAGACTTTCGTGAATGCTATGTTATGTTAGGTAGCTGACGGAGTCTTCTTGTTCTTCTTCAGAACCCTCGCCATCTTTGTCTTCGCCATCTTCAGGTTTGTCTTCGCCTTCTGCTGGTGTTTTTTCTTCTTCACCGGCTGGCGCGCCATTGTCTTCAGAAGCTTGTCCAGATTCTTCGATTAGAGAAGTTACTGGTTTGTCAAAGTAGCTAAGTGGGTTGACAGCAACGGAATCTTTGCGGATTTCGAAGTGAACACGAACATTTTCTTTGTCCAGTTCGTTCGTTCCTGCGTTTCCGATGATATCACCTTGCTCTAAGAAGTCGTTTTTCTTCACTTTTACATCTGCTAAGGATTGGTAGACTGTTTTCACGCCATCAAAGTGCTCGATTTCAACGACATTTCCAAGTAAAGGATCCTTTTCGACATGAGTGACTGTTCCACTAAGGGCTGCAACTACTTCAAATGTTTCGCCATTCTTCATTCCAATGTCTAGACCAGTGTTTGGCTGGTATGTGCCATTGTAAACGATGTAGGCATTAAGCTGCTCTTCTTCAGATGCGTTCTCATCCCAGAAGTGTTTCACGATTACAGAAGAATTCGGATCTGTTACCGGCATTACAAAGTTTTCAACCGGGCTGTTCACTTCCACAGATTCTTCATTTCCGTGTGAAGTCGTTTGACCTTGTCCTTCTGTGTTATTTCCAGGATTCAAATCTGCTTCGTTACCTGACTGTAATACTAAAACCGCTGTCAAAATGATTGCTGCACAACCTAGATAGATTGCTGGGAAAACCCAACGCTTTTTCATTAAGCGCTGCCAATTTGATTGTTGAGAAGTCCGTTTCTTTTCTTCCTCTCTCATTGTATCATCACCTCAGCAATCATTCTGAACAGATTGGGAGAATAATATACATATCTACTAAAAAATTTTTTGAAATTGTTATTTTCCTTCATTAGGGTTAGTTTTATGCATGTTGTTTAAAAAAATTTCTTCGCGTCCTTCGGGGCGGCGGGGAATCTCCTCAAGCTTTCGCCTTGCGGGTGACTACACCTTGTCGCTTTATTCCAGCGGGAGAATCCGCCCATTTGCTCCAATCAATAGCTAAGTTGCATTTTTGGCAGACAAAAAGTCCCTGAACGCGAATGTCCAGGGATTTTTCTTCTATTATTGTCTCGCCGTTATCGTATTTAGAAATTGATCGGCGTTTGCAATTTGAACATCTTTGTAATAGTGGGAGAGGATCTGGTTGTAGGTTTTGCCTTCTAGGGCCATTCCGTTGGCGCCGTATTGGCTCATGCCGACACCATGGCCAAAGCCTTTGGTGGTGATGACGATGTTGTCGCCTTTTCGCTCCCAGGTGAAGTCGCTCGACCGAAGCTTGAGGGTGTCACGCACTTCGCGTCCTGTGAGCTCCTTGCCGTTGATGTCGACCTTATCCACACGGTTTCCGGTGGTGCGGGAGATGATTTTGCCTACAGCACCTTCACCTGTCAGCGTTACGCCTAATTTATTTTGAAACTCCTGAACAGTCAGGGTTGTTTGGCTTAAGTATTTTTCCGAGTTAACGTCCCACGGGCTTTCGACACTGCGCAAGTATGGGATTTCATTTGGCCAGTATTCTTCTGAGTTTTCCGTGTAGCCGTTGCTGGTGGAAAAATAACTCGCATCAATCGGTACATTATTATAGGTAAGAACAGTGCCTGCTGTTTCGGCGACCGCCTGCTTTATTCTTGCCATTTTCCAATCGTAGTCCTTTGGCTCCCAAATTGCTTTGAGTTCTTCTGGGCTCTTATAGACCTGGTGCTGCTCGGAGTCTGTTACGTCCGCTCCTGATGGGGTGCCGAGCTTTTCTTCTGCCATAAGCTGCCTTAAGATGTAGGTTCTCGCTGCAAGGGCTTGTGCCTTTAGGGCTTCGAGTTCAAAGTCTGCTGGCATTTCAGATGCCACCACGCCAACGATGTAGTCTTCTAGCGGGATGTTCTCAATCATTTCCTGCTTGTTGCGGTAGACCGCTACATCAATGGGTGATTCAATTGGTTCTGTGCTGGTTTTGATTTCTTTTGGTTGGAGTTCCTCTGTGAGCTCTCCGCCTTCCTTTTCGGCGAATGGAATAACGAGCAGTGTTGGTACCATTAATACCATGACAAATAGAAGAGAAGATAGTACGATGATTGGTTTCAAGTTCCTCATAGCGCCGAGCCTCCGATAACAATAAAGTGTAGGTTGTTTGTTTTCCTGTACATTTCATTCTTATGGGAGTGGACAAGGTATTATGACTATAAATAGGAAAACCTTTTATGTTTAAAATACGCTGGTGTTTTCCGCAAAGTGCGTCGAGCAACCCTTCTGCTTGACCTAAAATTGCAAACATGAACTCATGATGCGTCGAGCATTCCTTCTGCTCGACCTAAAATTACAAACACGAACTCATGATGCGTCGAGCAACCCTTCTGCTTGACCTAAAATTGCAAACATGAACTCATGATGCGTCGAGCAATCCATCTGCTCGACCTAAAATTACAAACATGAACCCATGATGCGTCGAGCATTCCTTCTGCTCGACCTAAAATTTCAAACATGAACTCAAAATAGGTCGAGCAACCCTTCTGCTTGACCTAAAATTACAAACATGAACCCAAAATAGGTCGAGCAACTCTTCTGCTTGACCTAAAATTACAAACATGAACCCAAGATAGGTCGAGCAACCCCTCTGCTCGACCTAAAATTGCAAACAGGAACTCATGATGCGTCGAGCAACCCTTCTGCTCGACCTAAAATTACAAACATGAACCCATGATGCGTCGAGCAATCCTTCTGCACGAACCTAAATTTCAAGCATGACCTCAAAATAGGCTGAGCAACCTCACTCCTTTGCTCGAGATCCCAATTTTAATAAGCTGTGAATAGTCTAATTATCGACTTTCACTTTCGAATTGCGACAAATTTTTAGAAAAGAGACAAAAAAACAAACCCCGAAAAGGAGTTTGCCTTTTTTTGTAGAATATATGAATTAGATCAGTAGCAAGTTTATGCTTCTTTCATTTGCTCGATGATGACGGTTTGCTCTTGTTCCATGGAGCTTACGCGTTCGATGTCTGCGCCAAGTGCTGCTAGTTTGTTGTGGAAGTTCACATAGCCACGGTCTAAGTGTTTTAGTTCCGTCACGCGTGTGTATCCGTCTGCAACTAGGCCAGCAAGTGTTAGCGCTGCGGCTGCACGTAGATCGGTTGCTGCTACTTCGGCACCTTGCAGCTTGGATGGTCCATTGATGACAACGGAGCGTCCCTCGATCTTGATGTCGCCATTCATACGACGGAATTCTTCCACGTGCATGAAGCGGTTTTCAAATACTGTTTCTGTGATCATGCTGGTTCCTTCTGCTGCTAGAAGCAGTGACATCATTTGTGATTGCATGTCAGTTGGGAAACCAGGGTGTGGCATGGTTTTGATGTCGATTGGCTTTAGTTTTTCTGGACCAATGACACGAAGTCCGTTTTCTACTTCTTCAAACTTAACGCCCATTTCTTCCATTTTGGCAATAAGTGAGCTGGAGTGTTCTGGTACAGCACCTTCGACAATAACGTCTCCACCTGTGATTGCTGCGGCAACCATGAATGTGCCTGCTTCAATGCGGTCAGGGATGATGTTGTGTGTGCAGCCGTGTAATTCGGATACACCTTCGATTTTAATGGTTCCAGTACCTGCTCCGCGAACCTTAGCTCCCATGGAGTTTAAGAAG
Proteins encoded:
- the pcp gene encoding pyroglutamyl-peptidase I, with the translated sequence MTRKLLLTGFEPFLNFTINPTEEIVKELDQQVIGEYKVESRVLPVDFTESEKLLLAYMEEVQPDAVVCLGLAAGRAHITPERIAINCKDAGGAPDNNGVVLQDTPINQDGPDGYFSTLPIRAMVNHLNENHYPAKVSNTAGTYLCNNVMYAALNHYAATKAEVPAGFIHIPASHQLATQLTNTPSWSQADLTAAMKLAIEVM
- a CDS encoding chromate transporter encodes the protein MIYWEIFLAFFIPGILGYGGGPASIPLVEEEVVHNYGWLTVSEFSEVLALGNALPGPIATKMAGYIGYEQAGIPGAAVGVFATVAPSLILMIALMSVLYKFRDSPKVKRMSNYVRPTIALLLGVMAYRFFAESYQASGTIQTVILIVASYLLLEKWKVHPAYVIGGALVYGAVLL
- a CDS encoding chromate transporter — protein: MKQRDIFLAFLRVGMLGYGGGPASIPLVHKEVVGKYKWLSDEEFSDILAIANTLPGPINTKMAGYIGYRVAGYAGMLNAILASTLPTIVLMIVLLTTLASFKDQAWVQGMTKAVLPVVGVMLAVLTWDFFTKSKKELGWMWALVLLVASFLVIQLLGVHPGIVIGVLLATALLKKNNTEKGEVKA
- a CDS encoding gamma-glutamyltransferase family protein, yielding MTQTFDYQNNPYPSQRNTVFAKNGMVATSQPLAAQAGLDILKKGGNAIDAAIATAACLTVVEPTSNGIGGDAFALVWTKGELHGLNASGPAPQSISIEAVKELGHDTMPKLGLIPVTVPGAPAAWAELSKKFGKLPLSEVLEPAIEYAEKGYPVSPTLGKYWKSAYNAYKKHGTTEEFTHWFDTFAPKGRAPEVGEMWASQGHADTLRQIGDTNGEAFYRGELAQKIADFSKQHNGFITYEDLAAYQPEWVQPIKVNYKGYDVWEIPPNGQGIVALMALNMLKDDTFTERDNLETYHKQIEAMKLAFADAKKYVSDATTMTHTSEELLSSSFAKERRDCITDMALTPEPGTPPKGGTVYLATADGEGNMVSFIQSNYMGFGSGVVVPGTGIGLQNRGHDFSLDPEHENALAPGKKTYHTIIPGFLTKGGEAVGTFGVMGGYMQPQGHMQVVMNTVDFHLHPQAALDAPRWQWMEGKKVLVEHHFPQHLAQALARKGHDIQVTLDGGSFGRGQIIWRNPETGVLSGGTEPRTDGSIASY
- a CDS encoding M23 family metallopeptidase — encoded protein: MREEEKKRTSQQSNWQRLMKKRWVFPAIYLGCAAIILTAVLVLQSGNEADLNPGNNTEGQGQTTSHGNEESVEVNSPVENFVMPVTDPNSSVIVKHFWDENASEEEQLNAYIVYNGTYQPNTGLDIGMKNGETFEVVAALSGTVTHVEKDPLLGNVVEIEHFDGVKTVYQSLADVKVKKNDFLEQGDIIGNAGTNELDKENVRVHFEIRKDSVAVNPLSYFDKPVTSLIEESGQASEDNGAPAGEEEKTPAEGEDKPEDGEDKDGEGSEEEQEDSVSYLT
- the spoIID gene encoding stage II sporulation protein D; the encoded protein is MRNLKPIIVLSSLLFVMVLMVPTLLVIPFAEKEGGELTEELQPKEIKTSTEPIESPIDVAVYRNKQEMIENIPLEDYIVGVVASEMPADFELEALKAQALAARTYILRQLMAEEKLGTPSGADVTDSEQHQVYKSPEELKAIWEPKDYDWKMARIKQAVAETAGTVLTYNNVPIDASYFSTSNGYTENSEEYWPNEIPYLRSVESPWDVNSEKYLSQTTLTVQEFQNKLGVTLTGEGAVGKIISRTTGNRVDKVDINGKELTGREVRDTLKLRSSDFTWERKGDNIVITTKGFGHGVGMSQYGANGMALEGKTYNQILSHYYKDVQIANADQFLNTITARQ
- the murA gene encoding UDP-N-acetylglucosamine 1-carboxyvinyltransferase produces the protein MEKIIVRGGQRLKGTVKVEGAKNAVLPVIAATLLASKGKCEILDVPELSDVYTINEVLRYMNADVEFENNRIIVDATRELHTEAPFEYVRKMRASVLVMGSLLARNGKAQIALPGGCAIGSRPIDQHLKGFEAMGAKVKVGNGYIDAEVEGRLQGAKIYLDFPSVGATENIMMAATLAEGTTILENVAKEPEIVDLANFLNSMGAKVRGAGTGTIKIEGVSELHGCTHNIIPDRIEAGTFMVAAAITGGDVIVEGAVPEHSSSLIAKMEEMGVKFEEVENGLRVIGPEKLKPIDIKTMPHPGFPTDMQSQMMSLLLAAEGTSMITETVFENRFMHVEEFRRMNGDIKIEGRSVVINGPSKLQGAEVAATDLRAAAALTLAGLVADGYTRVTELKHLDRGYVNFHNKLAALGADIERVSSMEQEQTVIIEQMKEA